The sequence below is a genomic window from Streptomyces sp. V1I1.
GCAGCTTGCGCATCGTCACGCCGAGCTGGCGGCGCCGGGTTGTGGCCCTCGCGGACATGGCAGAGAGACCTTCCGTTTCGTACGGGCCAGCCTTGTGGCCGCCAGCAAGGCTATGCAGACGTGAAGTTGAGGAACCACCAGGTTCACTCGATCGATTCCTGTGAGAAGTTTCATGGTGAGACTTCTCGATGCAATACTCCACGTGCATCGCTACGCAGCGCAGCCGTACGGACGCGGTGGGCGCAGGGCTGCTGTGGCGCAGGAGGGAGTGGCCATGTGCGGCAACGAAGTCGCTATTACTCGATCTCGGCTTCGCTTTGTTCTGCCCTTCGTGGCGGAACCAGCTGAACTCCACGTACTCAGAACCGCCGTGCGAGAGCAGCTCGCTCACTGGGGATTCCAAGCGCTTGAAGACGAGGTGCAACTTGCGGTCACGGAGCTCGCGGCGAACGTCATCAAGCATGTAGGTGCAGGGGCGCCGGCAACCCTCGTCATGGAGCACAGCGAGGCAAGGCTTCGCGTAGAGCTCCATGACAAGAGCAGTGCGGTGCCGACGTTGAGGGATCCGGACTGCGAAGGCGAATTCGGCCGGGGCCTGCATCTGCTGGAAGCCCTGGCAGCGGAATGGGGCACCGCTGTCACGGCGGTCGGCAAGGGCGTGTGGTGTGAGATCGCGCTCGGCTCTGTTCCGCGCCTTCGCCAACTGCGCCGTGCGGTCGCGGCGCTGGAGCACTACCGGGGTGAGGCCGGCCCTGTGGGAATGCGCCAGGTCCGAAACCTGGTGATCCTCGAGGACGCGGCCACGGACCTCATCGCCGACCTCCTGCACTGGGTCGCCGCTCAAGGCGGCGACCCAGACGAACTCTTGGACCGAGCGCTGATGCACTACGAGGCCGAAGCGGAGGCGGCGTGATGTTGTGCGGTTCCAGTGCTCAGCCAGTGCCACGGGTGGCGGCGGCCAGGATGAGGGCGGCATCTTCATGCCGGCCGGCCCGGTGCAATGCTGCTGTGATGTCCAGGACGGCCTGTTTGTCGGCTCGTTCACCAGCATTGACGAGTACGGTCTCCGCAGCCTCCGTCAGGCCTGCAGAACGGCAGGAGGCGACGACATTCAGGACATCGCCCGCGGAGAATGACATTCCTGCCCTCCAGAGCATGAGGTCCGCGTCGCGTTTCCTGCCCTCGGCAAGGTAGCGAGTTACTACCCCGAGTTCCGTCCAGACGACTTCGGCAGCTTCTGCAGGGTGCCGGTCCCCCGCCTGCAGGGGGACCGGCACCCTCATCTGTGCCGCCAGCACTTGATTCTCGAGCCGACGGGCATGCCGACGGAGGCGGAGTTGCCGCCGACCGTGCCGACTCTGGACAGTACGAGAGGCCGGCTCACCGCCCTCCCTGGGTGTGGGCGGGTAGCCGACATGACAGCAGTGGCAGTGCTTCTCGAGCGCATCGAGGCGCATCTCCAGCAAGGCATCCAGGGCATGCGGCAGTTGGAGGCCCGGGGAGGCGGCATCCTTCTCTACGACCTTGTAAAAGTCCCGTAGGAGGTGTTTCTCCGGGACGCGGCCAGCGTTGAGGTGGTTCGAGAGAGTGGTTGCCGCCAGGTGCGCGTCGCGGGCTATCTCGTGCTGGGTACGCGGACTGCACTCCCGGAGTTGACGCATTGCTGCCACCAGCGCCTGGTGTGCGGCGGAGATGCCACTTGGAAGCTCTTTCCACTTCCTGGGATAGGGCGTCACAAACGGGCTCCGTTCCGCTGGAGGGGGAGGCGAGTAAGCCCCAATTCTGCTGCATGGCCTGCACTCTGAGGGAGCGACGGATGTTTTCCGTTCCCCCTCGAAATCGTGCTGAGGCTGGCGCAATGGGTCGTCACAGTTGAAGAGTGGAGGTTGTTCGTAGCGGCAGCTGGTTGGGGGCTCACCCAGCTCCAGTACGGGCTTCCGTGTACCTGACGTTAGGGGGAACCTGTGATGGCTCTGCCGTCTTGGACAGATGGACAGTTCGGCACGATGAAGCGCGCCGCGCTGTGGCTGGTGTCGGTGGTGGGGGAGGGCAACGTCTTCACGAAGGAGGACGTCAAGACGGCGTTTCCAGGCATCAGTCAGGCCGATCGCCGGGTGCGTGACTTGCGTGATTACGGATGGCAGATCGACACGCACAGGGAAGACGCCTCACTGGGGCAGCACGAGCAGCGGTTCGTCGCGCAGGGTCAGCCGGTCTGGGAGCCGGGGAAGGCCACTAAGACCAGTACTGCGATCACTGATACCCAGCGGCGGAAGGTGCTGGCCAAGGACGGCAACCGCTGCAGGTCTTGCGGGATCGCTCCCGGACAGGTCTACGCCGGCTCGTTTGAATCGGCGCAGATCGACATCGCCCGGCGCCAGGTGAAGCAGCCTGGCGGCAGCAGCAAGTTGGAACTCGTAGCCGAGTGCAATCGCTGTCGTGTCGGCGGCCGTGGACTGGACGCCGACCTTGAGGCCGTACTTGCGGGCATTGCCAAGCTCGGAGGGCTGGAGCGGAAGATGCTCACCGAGTGGGTTGCCGCGGACGAGCGGGAGTTCGGCGCGGTAGAGCGCCTCTGGGCCGACTTCCGCACGTTGCCGACGGAGGCCAGGGACCAGGTCCGCGGCGACCTTGGATTGCCGCCCGCCTGAGTCGCATCCGCAAGAAGCGCTGGGGCTGCCAGCGTCGGCGACCCCACCGCACACACCGCTACGCCGCTGCGATTGGAAGGGAACAAACACCGTGAGCAAGGATCTCGGAGACTTCGGTCGGCCGCCGCTCGCTGTTGAGAACCAGGATCTGGTGGAGCAGCGCCTCCTGGAGGCGGCTGCGGGTACGGGGCTCCAAGAAACCCTGACAGTTGAGTGGCGCACGAAGCCGCTGGTAGTACAGGTCATCGACGTGCCGGTCGAGTCGCTCTACTACAACCCTGGTACGCACCGCATCCGTGCTCAGCGCAGCTTTGACCCGGTCCGCGACCGGCTGCTGGATGAGGACCCCTGGAGCGAGGAGAGCCAGGACTACCTGCAGTACCTGCTCCAGGCCGAGCCCTCTGATCCGGCCAAGCGTGACAAGGACTTTGAGGAGCTCAAGACGAGCCTCAAGGACTTCAAGCAGAACGAGGCCGGGTTGATCACGCGCGACGGCGTACTCGTCAACGGCAACACCCGTGCGGCAGCACTGCGCGAGCTTGGTGTCCCGAACATCCGGGTGGGTGTGCTGCCGGAGTCCTGCACTTGGGCGGACGTCAACAAAGTCGAACTCTCCCTCCAGTTGAGGCATGACACCCGCCGCCCGTACTCGTACATCAACCGGCTGCTAACCATCGATGAGCAGGTAGGGGCCGGCCGACCCCTGCGTGACGTTGCGAGGGATTTCCGCATTCGGAAGGAGACTGCGGAACAGGACCTCTGGGTTTTGGCCTGTCTTCGTGACCTGAGGGAAAGGTCCATCACCGCCGAGGCGGAGCTGCGCCTGCTGGACTTCGAGGACGCCCAGGAGAAGCTCCGCGAAGTGCACCGCGCCTACGGCAAGGAGTCCAAGGCAAACAAGGAGAAGGCCGAGCTGCTCAAGGAAAACCGCCTGGCGGCTATCGTGATGGATTTCTCCAAGACCGACGTGCGCCTCATCGAAGCCGACTTCCGGACGCGGTATCTGGAGCACAGGCTGCCGGAGGAACTCAAAGCCGCTCCCGCTGCCACGGCTCCCGCAGAGCGCAGGATTCCCGGGATCAACCGGCCCGTGAGGGCCGAGGTGCCCCAAGTAGCCGCTGCCCGGGCCTTCACGGACACTCTCCTTCGGGCTAAGGCCGTTATTCGCGCAGGCGACAAGGTCCCGGCAGCCGAAGCTGAGAAGGCCGCCGCTGTGTTCACTCAGGCGCACCGGACTGTAGAGGACGCGCTGGAGCCGGCTGGCAAGGATGCCCGGGTGCGCAAGCGCAAGCAGGCGGCACCCGACCGGCTCAACGATGCTTGCAAGGACATTGAGCAGTGCATCACCGACATGGCGCTGGCCCAGGCGTCGCGCAGCCTTGATGAGGAGGCTCTCGATGAGGCGGTGCTCAAGCTGAAGGCCACCATGCGCAAGCTCGCTCTGGCGGCTGCCCAGAGCATCGAAGTGCCCGGTGACGGTGTCGCGTGGCTGCTGGATGCCGTGCGTCAGGAGGAGGCGTGACCGAGACAGAACCGTCCCTGCGGATCGGCTTCGACGTATCGCGGACTAAGGCTGTGCTGCGGGTGGGTGAGCAGTACCGCCGTGAGCTGACCAGGCTGGCTGCCCGCTTTCCCGCGGGTGGCCAGCGCGGCCCCCTTGCTATGGAGCTGACCCTCGATGACTTCCTGGTGGGCATTGACGTCCTCGCTGACTGGCCACACCCGGATTCCGTTGCGTGGGAGGACGAACTAGCTGCGCTGGTCGGGGGAGTTCTTGACGACGCCGACTTGGCCGAGCAGCGGCTCCAGGAACCTGGCGGCGCGCCTGCCTGGGACTGTAGCGCGGTGGAAGCGGCGCTGGGATCCGAATGGTGCGCGGATCTCACTGAATTCCAGCGGCGCGACATCGCACGGCTGCTGTCATTGCAGCACGGCGCCAACTTCAGCGTCCCTGGCGCTGGGAAGACGCGCGTCGGTCTCGCGGTATACGCGGCTATGCGGGAGCGCAAGGAGGTCCGGCGGCTGCTAGTCGTGAGCCCTAAGTCCGCTTACGAGTCCTGGCTGTTCGAAAGCGGGCAGTGTTTCGAGAGGCCTCCTATCACCACGGTCATGGGGAAGAGCCCCGACCCCAGGGCAGAGATCCTGATCGTGAACTACGAGAGGCTGGACAAGTCTCTTGCCGCGCTTGCCTCTTGGCTTCGGGCCATGCCCTCCATGGTGATCCTCGACGAGGCGCACCGCATGAAGCTCGGGGCTCAGGGGATCTACGGAAGTGCCTGCATGGCCCTCGGGCCGCTCAGTCGCCGTCGGCTCATCCTGACTGGAACGCCGGCCCCGAACGGGGCACGGGACTTGGAGAACCTGCTTTCGTTCGTGTGGCCGGGGCACGGCCGCCGGGTGGTGACTCAGGCCGTCGCAGGAGGCGATCTCGCGCACGCCAGCTCAGTGCTCCGTCCCCTGTTCACCCGGACGACCAAGAACGAGCTGGGACTTCCACCGTTCGAGACCCGCATCAGGCGCCTGAGGATGCCCGATCTGCACCGCGAGGTGTACGACGCCCTCGTAGGGCGTTTTACTGCCCGGGCTGAGGCTTCGCGCGCTGACTTCGATGCCCTCGGCAAGGCGATGCTGCGCCTGCTCATGGCGGCCACGAGCCCGGCGCTGCTCGTTGAGGGAGGAAGCCGCTATGAGCCCCTGACGTACCAGGTGCCGCCGCTTGAAGTCCCCGAGGACGAATCGCTGTATTCGCTGATGCGGAACCTGCCACGGCACGAGCTCTCCCCGAAGTACCAGGAAACGCTGAAGATCGTCGCGGAGAACGCCGCGATGGGCCGCAAGACCCTGGTCTGGACGACCTTCGTACGTAGCATCACCACGATGGAGAACATGTTCGCGGCGTATCAGCCTGCTGTGGTGCACGGCGGTACACCCGACCGCGAGGAGCAGATCCGCCGCTTCCGCGAAGACCCCGACTGCCAGGTGCTGCTGTCTAACCCGGCGACCCTTGGCGAGGGCATCAGCCTGCACCACGTATGCCATGACGCGGTCTACGTGGACCGTGACTTCATGGCGGGTCGCTTTCTCCAGAGCCTGGACCGAATTCACCGGTTGGGTCTTGCGCCCGGTACGGAGACCCGGGTCACGGTCCTCGCGGTCGAGGGGACTATTGACGATGTGGTGGCAATGCGGCTCGAAGCGAAGCTGGAATTCATGGGACGAATACTGGACGATCCATCCGTCCAGCAGCTGGCTGACCTTGAGGACGAGCCCTCCGTTGCGGCTGGCATGGATATGGCTGATGTTCGCGCGCTGCTGAGGCACGTCGATGCCGTCGCTGCCCAGTGAGGCCACCCGCCGTGCGGCGCTGCGCTGGCTGGCACAGCTCCGCGTGGCGGGTGTTCCCCGGACACAGGTGCTCTTCACCCACCACCCCCGCTATGCGGACCTCACGCCGTCCCAGTACGCCGAGGGCCTTGCCTGGCTGAGGAAGACGGGCATGGTGACAGCGGCCGGTCGTCCAGTCGTGGCAATCAGCGAGACTGAGCTGCGGGGCACGGGGGCGCCCTCTGCCATTCCCCACGTCGTGTGGAGCCGCGCTGCTGAGGAAGCGAGAAGAAAGGTTGGGACAGTCGGCGAGCAGGCGCTCCTCGGACTGCTCTTCCGGGGCGGGTTATTGCGGGTCAGACATGTGGCAGCACTCTCGGACGCGTACGGATACGACATCGAGGCGGCCCTGTCCGGCTCAGAATTCGCGCATCTGGAGGTCAAGTCCACGACCGACCCGACCCGGCTGCTGGTCCATCTCACGCGTCACGAGTACGAGGTCATGCTGACGGATGCCGAGTGGAGCATGGCTGCCGTCCTCGTTGGCGCTGACGGCAGCGCATTGAACGTGGCCACCGTCAGCCGACGGTGGCTTCACGCGGCTGTCCCGGAAGACCGGACCAGGAACGGCAGCTGGGAATCTGCGCGTCTTGCCGTTCCGGCTCAGGCCATCACGCCGGGACTCTCAATGGAGGCTGGCTGGAAGCTCCTGCCGGATAGTTCGCTTCCGAGCCGCCCGGTGTGGGGGATGCAGACCTCCGGGGTACTGGTCTGAGTCAGTGCGCTGGCAACGCTGCGGCCAACGGCCTCTGCAACCGGCGGTGGGAACGCGTTTCCCACCTGCCGATAAGCCGAAGTCTTGCGGCCGGTGAATGCCCAGTCTGGAGGGAAGCCCTGAAGCAGCGCTATCTGGGCCACGGTGAGCTTTACCGGCAGCAGTGCTCCGGGCAGGGGCGGAGCGTCGGCGACGCTGGATCCGTTGACGCCGAGTTGGGCCCAGGCCTGCCGGGCGCGGGAAGGGCCAAGGTCGGGACCGCCGTGCTTTCGTGAGCCACCGCAGAGAGTGGGCGCGATGCGCCTCGCGGAGTCCGCCCACTCGCGGGCCTGTTCCCAGCCTCGCGAAGCCATGGACTCGAAGAGGACGCTGCCCACTGAAGGCGCGGTATCTGGGCAGGACGTCGGCTCTGGCCACTTGAAGCGAGTGAATGCGGTCGGCCGCATGGCAACGAGGACCGAGCGTGGCCGGAGTTGAGGCACCCCGAAGTCACAGGCGCGCAGCAGGCGCCAGCTGGTGGCGTAGCCGAGATCCTCTAACTGGCGAAGAATAGCCGTGCGGTAGCTGTCGAATTTCTTCTGCAGGATCCCTTTGACGTTCTCGATCAGGACGGCATGCGGCCGGAGCCTGGCGGCCAGCGCCAGCATGACGGGGAACAGGTCTCGCTCATCGTCTGCGCCGAGTTGTTTGCCTGCGAGCGAGAACGGCGGGCAGGGGACGCCCGCAGCGAGCAGATCGACGCTCTGGTCGGCAGGACGGAGATCGTGAGCGAGGAGATTCCGGGCATCCGTGTGGAGAACGTTCCAGTGCGGACGGTTTATGCGCAGGGTGTTCGCGGCGTCTGCATCCACTTCGACAAGTGCGATGTGTTCGAAACCGGCACGCTCTAGACCCAGGGCCTGACCTCCGGCGCCGGCGCAGACTTCGATGCATGTGAGCGCCCGGTTCTGGGTGGCGGTGCCGAGCTGGTTCCGCATGGTGTTCCTCCCGCTTTGGTGCTGCGATCGCTATCGCTCACAGCTTGCCGCCACTTGCCGCGGCAAGTGGCGGCAAGCTACTGTGCTCCCTCGAAGGGGGTAGCATTCGGATGTTTGAGCGATTGGTGGAACTGTGGTCGACATGGGGCTGAGCTGGCAGAACGAGTCACTCGGGGCCCGCGTCCGAGTCGCACTATGGCTGCGTGACGAGGTTGGCGAAGGGGGAACGTTCTCCAAGGCCCGAATCCGGGAGGCGGTCAGGGGGACCGAGCAGGTTGACCGTCGTATGCGGGATCTGCGTCCCGCGGGCTGGGTGATCCTCACGTATCGCGACAAGCCCAGCCTTCAGCCGGACCAGCTGTATCTGGAGAAGATCGGGCTGCCGATCTGGGAGGCGGAACACCGCGCTGCCGGCCTGCGCCAGATCAGCGCGAAGACGAGGCGCTTCGTGTACGAACGCGACGGCCACATGTGCCGTCGCTGCGGAGTCGCCGCAGGCGAGGAGTACGCCGACGATCCGGGGGTCCATGCGCGTCTTACGCTCGGCCACGTCAATCCGCACAAGTCGGGCAATGGGGCGAATGCCGAAGACCTGATCACGGAGTGCGCCCGCTGCAACGAGACAGTGAAACACCTCACTGGTGTGCAGATGACCAAGGAGCAGGTCTGGGACCGGATGAAGGAGCTCCCACTACGTGGCAAGCGCGACCTGCTGGCATGGATGAAGGTCGACCATCGTCCTCTGAGCCCAGCGGAGAAGGCGTGGGGAATGTACCGGCAGCTCCCGGCTGCTGTGCGTGAGGAGCTCGAGAAGGACCTGGAAGCACTCATGAGGAGCTGAGCGTCCCCTGTGGCTTACGGCTGGTCTCGTGGTTCCTGTCGGTGCGGGATGCGACACTTGCGTGTCTGTCATCACCGCCCCAGGAGGAGCCGATGGGTACCACCGACCACAAGCTGACCTCGATTGAGATCTGCGCGGGTGCCGGTGGCCAAGCTGTAGGGCTTCACCAGGCTGGCTTCCGGCACCTTGCGCTGGTTGAGATCGACAAGCATGCCGCGGAGACGCTGAGGGAGAACATCAAAAACCATCCCAAGTGGCGCTGGGAGAGGGATCATTGCTTGATCCGTGAGGCCGA
It includes:
- a CDS encoding HNH endonuclease, which produces MRDLRPAGWVILTYRDKPSLQPDQLYLEKIGLPIWEAEHRAAGLRQISAKTRRFVYERDGHMCRRCGVAAGEEYADDPGVHARLTLGHVNPHKSGNGANAEDLITECARCNETVKHLTGVQMTKEQVWDRMKELPLRGKRDLLAWMKVDHRPLSPAEKAWGMYRQLPAAVREELEKDLEALMRS
- a CDS encoding transcriptional regulator encodes the protein MSKDLGDFGRPPLAVENQDLVEQRLLEAAAGTGLQETLTVEWRTKPLVVQVIDVPVESLYYNPGTHRIRAQRSFDPVRDRLLDEDPWSEESQDYLQYLLQAEPSDPAKRDKDFEELKTSLKDFKQNEAGLITRDGVLVNGNTRAAALRELGVPNIRVGVLPESCTWADVNKVELSLQLRHDTRRPYSYINRLLTIDEQVGAGRPLRDVARDFRIRKETAEQDLWVLACLRDLRERSITAEAELRLLDFEDAQEKLREVHRAYGKESKANKEKAELLKENRLAAIVMDFSKTDVRLIEADFRTRYLEHRLPEELKAAPAATAPAERRIPGINRPVRAEVPQVAAARAFTDTLLRAKAVIRAGDKVPAAEAEKAAAVFTQAHRTVEDALEPAGKDARVRKRKQAAPDRLNDACKDIEQCITDMALAQASRSLDEEALDEAVLKLKATMRKLALAAAQSIEVPGDGVAWLLDAVRQEEA
- a CDS encoding DEAD/DEAH box helicase, coding for MTETEPSLRIGFDVSRTKAVLRVGEQYRRELTRLAARFPAGGQRGPLAMELTLDDFLVGIDVLADWPHPDSVAWEDELAALVGGVLDDADLAEQRLQEPGGAPAWDCSAVEAALGSEWCADLTEFQRRDIARLLSLQHGANFSVPGAGKTRVGLAVYAAMRERKEVRRLLVVSPKSAYESWLFESGQCFERPPITTVMGKSPDPRAEILIVNYERLDKSLAALASWLRAMPSMVILDEAHRMKLGAQGIYGSACMALGPLSRRRLILTGTPAPNGARDLENLLSFVWPGHGRRVVTQAVAGGDLAHASSVLRPLFTRTTKNELGLPPFETRIRRLRMPDLHREVYDALVGRFTARAEASRADFDALGKAMLRLLMAATSPALLVEGGSRYEPLTYQVPPLEVPEDESLYSLMRNLPRHELSPKYQETLKIVAENAAMGRKTLVWTTFVRSITTMENMFAAYQPAVVHGGTPDREEQIRRFREDPDCQVLLSNPATLGEGISLHHVCHDAVYVDRDFMAGRFLQSLDRIHRLGLAPGTETRVTVLAVEGTIDDVVAMRLEAKLEFMGRILDDPSVQQLADLEDEPSVAAGMDMADVRALLRHVDAVAAQ
- a CDS encoding ATP-binding protein — its product is MCGNEVAITRSRLRFVLPFVAEPAELHVLRTAVREQLAHWGFQALEDEVQLAVTELAANVIKHVGAGAPATLVMEHSEARLRVELHDKSSAVPTLRDPDCEGEFGRGLHLLEALAAEWGTAVTAVGKGVWCEIALGSVPRLRQLRRAVAALEHYRGEAGPVGMRQVRNLVILEDAATDLIADLLHWVAAQGGDPDELLDRALMHYEAEAEAA
- a CDS encoding DNA cytosine methyltransferase, translated to MRNQLGTATQNRALTCIEVCAGAGGQALGLERAGFEHIALVEVDADAANTLRINRPHWNVLHTDARNLLAHDLRPADQSVDLLAAGVPCPPFSLAGKQLGADDERDLFPVMLALAARLRPHAVLIENVKGILQKKFDSYRTAILRQLEDLGYATSWRLLRACDFGVPQLRPRSVLVAMRPTAFTRFKWPEPTSCPDTAPSVGSVLFESMASRGWEQAREWADSARRIAPTLCGGSRKHGGPDLGPSRARQAWAQLGVNGSSVADAPPLPGALLPVKLTVAQIALLQGFPPDWAFTGRKTSAYRQVGNAFPPPVAEAVGRSVASALTQTSTPEVCIPHTGRLGSELSGRSFQPASIESPGVMA
- a CDS encoding HNH endonuclease gives rise to the protein MALPSWTDGQFGTMKRAALWLVSVVGEGNVFTKEDVKTAFPGISQADRRVRDLRDYGWQIDTHREDASLGQHEQRFVAQGQPVWEPGKATKTSTAITDTQRRKVLAKDGNRCRSCGIAPGQVYAGSFESAQIDIARRQVKQPGGSSKLELVAECNRCRVGGRGLDADLEAVLAGIAKLGGLERKMLTEWVAADEREFGAVERLWADFRTLPTEARDQVRGDLGLPPA